A genomic region of Hippoglossus hippoglossus isolate fHipHip1 chromosome 8, fHipHip1.pri, whole genome shotgun sequence contains the following coding sequences:
- the pctp gene encoding phosphatidylcholine transfer protein, with product MSQRFTDEDFQRAWLELDEPQLEGGWELFTETMGVKIHRLYDKETGLYEYKVFGVLSGCTPELCADVYMDLSYRKHWDAYVKELYEKDYDGQTAIYWEVKYPALMSNRDYVYIRDRRDMDVEGRKIRVILARSSPEMPCPEKSGVLRVKDYKQSLALESDGACGTKVFMNYFDNPGGMIPNWVVNWAAKSGVPGFLTDMQKACSKYESFCQKK from the exons ATGTCGCAGCGCTTCACCGATGAGGACTTCCAGAGAGCGTGGCTGGAGCTGGACGAGCCGCAGCTGGAGGGAGGATGGGAGCTCTTCACTGAGACCATGGGAGTGAAGATCCACCGCCTCTACGACAAG GAAACGGGACTTTATGAGTACAAAGTCTTCGGCGTGCTCAGCGGCTGCACCCCAGAGCTGTGTGCGGACGTCTACATGGACTTGTCCTATCGGAAACATTGGGATGCATATGTGAAag aactCTATGAGAAGGACTATGATGGACAGACAGCAATCTACTGGGAAGTCAAATACCCGGCTCTTATGTCAAACAGAGAC TATGTGTACATTAGAGACAGGAGAGACATGGATGTTGAAGGCAGGAAGATCCGGGTGATCCTGGCCAGAAGCTCTCCGGAGATGCCGTGTCCAGAAAAGAGTGGCGTGCTGCGGGTCAAAGACTACAAGCAGAGTCTTGCACTGGAGAGCGATGGGGCCTGCGGAACTAAAG ttttcatgAATTACTTCGACAACCCTGGCGGAATGATTCCTAACTGGGTGGTGAACTGGGCAGCTAAG AGTGGGGTGCCAGGTTTCTTAACAGACATGCAGAAGGCCTGCAGCAAATACGAATCCTTCTGCCAGAAGAAATGA
- the tmem100a gene encoding transmembrane protein 100 — protein sequence MPEDAHKDAMKTPATPEKPSHNEHPMVTTVNIPRLNEIQLTAATGGAELSCYRCTIPFGVVVLIAGIVVTAVAYSFNSHGSTISYFGLVLLSAGVVLLASSAVCWRVRLERKKERRRESQTTLVTNQRSIFS from the coding sequence ATGCCTGAGGACGCTCATAAGGACGCCATGAAAACCCCTGCGACCCCAGAGAAGCCCAGCCACAACGAGCACCCTATGGTGACCACAGTAAACATCCCGCGGCTCAATGAAATCCAGCTGACTGCAGCCACCGGCGGGGCGGAGCTGTCCTGCTATCGCTGCACCATCCCGTTCGGAGTGGTGGTGCTCATCGCGGGCATCGTGGTCACCGCTGTGGCATACAGCTTCAACTCGCATGGATCCACCATCTCCTACTTTGGCCTGGTGCTCCTCTCGGCCGGAGTGGTGCTCTTAGCGTCCAGCGCCGTCTGCTGGAGGGTGAGactggagaggaagaaggagaggcGGCGGGAGAGCCAGACCACCCTGGTCACCAACCAGAGGAGTATTTTTTCTTGA